A DNA window from Oncorhynchus masou masou isolate Uvic2021 unplaced genomic scaffold, UVic_Omas_1.1 unplaced_scaffold_2012, whole genome shotgun sequence contains the following coding sequences:
- the LOC135532762 gene encoding uncharacterized protein LOC135532762 produces the protein MKSKIRTTTCVLFLFTSLGVCSGGFGNPVTDDVSRLMLLKHNIPKDYNISMHYIPKERSGVCWVLLNIYPLEQSLRELARVFGAISSNKDNIEIFITMLQNLRFKFDHEELEATMQVFKCHYRAVKWPSGQYFDYIRDILNSAAQGEGGFRCVPPPCPAPTTPGSEAQDHEQTRSRGSLLSLLPIPVTACVFLIVWAIKSRRGGSPESNLERAIEGCPLMWNGP, from the exons ATGAAGAGCAAA atTCGGACGACCACGTGTGTCCTATTTCTGTTCACAAGTCTTGGAGTATGCTCAGGAGGATTTGGGAATCCTGTCACAGATGACGTGAGCAGGCTGATGTTATTG AAACACAATATTCCAAAGGATTATAACATTTCTATGCATTATATTCCCAAAGAGAGG AGTGGTGTGTGCTGGGTTCTACTGAATATCTATCCACTGGAACAAAGCCTCAGGGAACTGGCCCGGGTGTTTGGTGCCATTTCTTCCAACAAAGATAATATTGAGATCTTCATCACCATGCTGCAAAATCTACGCTTCAAATTTGATCATGAGGAGCTG GAGGCAACAATGCAAGTCTTTAAATGCCACTATAGGGCGGTCAAATGGCCATCTGGGCAGTATTTCGACTATATCAGAGACATTTTGAATTCTGCAGCTCAGGGAGAAGGAGGATTCCGCTGTGTGCCTCCACCCTGCCCTGCCCCTACTACACCAG GAAGTGAAGCACAGGATCATGAACAGACTCGGTCAAGGGGGAGTCTGCTGTCCCTGCTTCCGATCCCAGTCACAGCCTGCGTGTTCCTCATTGTGTGGGCG ATTAAATCTAGAAGAGGAGGCTCCCCAGAGAGTAACCTTGAGAGAGCCATAGAAGGCTGTCCACTGATGTGGAACGGACCATAA